One stretch of Fibrobacter sp. UBA4297 DNA includes these proteins:
- a CDS encoding type III restriction-modification system endonuclease, with amino-acid sequence MKIQFKYQQFQADAAKAVCDVFAGQPYLESSYLMDSGTTKLFGGSVPAQRGVTGFCNQRLVPELSDSKVLANLQAVQSANLLPQSDKLEGHYNLTIEMETGTGKTYTYIKTMYELNRAYGWTKFIVVVPSIAIREGVYKSFQIMQEHFLEEYGKSIRFFIYNSQNLTEIDHFASDSHINVMIINSQAFNATGKDARRIRMKLDEFRSRRPIDVIASTNPILIIDEPQSVEGKKTKEGLAEFQPLLTLRYSATHRKDAIYNMVYRLDAMDAYNKHLVKKISVKGITVSGSTATEGYLYLEGVQVFTDKAPVATLEFDCKGKGGLLKKKAHVTKGFNLYEQSGGLEEYKDGYTVTEVNGNESSVTFTNGKKIFAGDCVGVVNEEQLRRIQIRETIISHFERERALFGKGIKVLSLFFIDEVKKYRDYDAPDEMGIYARMFEEEYEAVRKSMQQDLLESPEYFEFLEKTDAHKAHAGYFSIDKSKKGGGRFVDSKVARGSSDSDDIDAYDLIMKDKERLLSREEPVRFIFSHSALKEGWDNQNVFQICTLKSSASEVRKRQEVGRGLRLCVNQNGERMDESVLGGDVHLVNVLTVIANESYEDFAKALQTEMAETIGSRPVKVTIDLFKEKSFTSESGEKLFVTDDFAQTVYDALLECGYVKKGALTDKYRTDKAAGTLTLCEEVAPYSASICNVLDTLYDADAIKPEDARKNNVELHLNKSKYNSKEFKELWQKINAKSAYVVDFETDELVRKSVDALNANLRVTKIFFRVSQGSLDKIKSKEQLEAGNAFKMETTESRAAVATANSSVKYDLIGKIVEDTGLTRKTVGEILSKIQKAVFDQFQENPEEFIIKASRLINEQKATVIIEHITYNKLESSYETSIFTDNTMKGRLGMNACETHQHLYDHLIYDSSNERDFAQKLETSKEVSLYIKLPKGFFINTPVGKYNPDWAIAFHEGEVKHVYFVAETKGSMSTMELREIESAKIKCARKHFAAISSDSVTYDVVDSYERLLDLVK; translated from the coding sequence ATGAAAATCCAGTTCAAGTACCAGCAGTTCCAGGCAGATGCCGCGAAGGCCGTTTGCGATGTTTTCGCGGGGCAACCCTACCTGGAATCGAGCTACTTGATGGATTCAGGGACGACCAAGCTCTTTGGCGGCAGTGTGCCTGCCCAGAGAGGCGTGACCGGTTTTTGCAACCAGCGTCTGGTGCCCGAGCTGAGTGATTCCAAGGTGCTTGCGAACTTGCAGGCAGTGCAGTCTGCGAATCTTTTGCCGCAGTCCGACAAGCTGGAAGGCCATTACAACCTGACCATCGAAATGGAAACGGGTACGGGCAAGACCTACACCTACATCAAGACGATGTACGAGTTGAACCGTGCCTACGGCTGGACCAAGTTTATCGTAGTGGTGCCGAGTATTGCCATTCGCGAGGGCGTCTATAAGTCGTTCCAGATCATGCAGGAACATTTTCTGGAAGAATACGGCAAGTCCATCCGGTTCTTTATCTACAATTCGCAGAATTTGACTGAGATTGACCACTTTGCGTCGGACAGTCACATCAACGTGATGATTATTAACTCGCAGGCGTTCAACGCTACGGGCAAGGATGCGCGCCGTATCCGCATGAAGCTGGACGAGTTCCGCAGTCGCCGCCCGATAGACGTTATCGCGAGCACGAATCCGATTCTGATTATCGACGAGCCGCAGAGTGTCGAGGGCAAGAAGACGAAAGAGGGCCTTGCGGAATTCCAGCCGCTGTTGACTTTGCGCTATTCGGCGACGCACCGCAAGGACGCCATCTACAACATGGTTTACCGCCTCGATGCGATGGATGCCTACAACAAGCACCTGGTCAAGAAGATTAGCGTCAAGGGCATTACGGTGAGCGGTTCTACGGCGACCGAGGGTTACTTGTACTTGGAAGGCGTTCAGGTATTTACAGACAAGGCTCCTGTCGCGACTCTTGAATTTGATTGCAAGGGCAAGGGTGGCCTGCTCAAGAAAAAGGCTCATGTCACGAAGGGTTTTAATCTTTATGAACAGTCGGGTGGTCTCGAAGAATACAAGGACGGCTATACCGTTACCGAAGTGAACGGCAATGAATCTTCTGTGACTTTCACGAACGGCAAGAAGATTTTTGCCGGTGATTGTGTGGGCGTGGTGAACGAGGAACAGTTGCGCCGCATTCAGATTCGCGAAACGATTATTTCGCATTTCGAACGCGAGCGGGCGCTTTTCGGCAAGGGCATCAAGGTGCTTTCGCTGTTCTTCATTGACGAGGTCAAGAAGTATCGCGATTACGACGCTCCGGACGAGATGGGTATTTACGCCAGGATGTTCGAAGAAGAATATGAAGCTGTTCGCAAGTCGATGCAGCAGGATTTGCTGGAGAGCCCAGAGTATTTTGAATTCCTGGAAAAGACGGATGCCCACAAGGCGCATGCGGGGTATTTCTCCATCGACAAGAGCAAGAAGGGCGGCGGTCGCTTTGTAGATAGCAAGGTTGCACGCGGGTCGTCGGATTCCGACGATATTGACGCTTACGACTTGATCATGAAGGACAAGGAACGCTTGCTTTCGCGCGAAGAGCCGGTGCGGTTTATCTTTAGCCATTCTGCACTGAAAGAAGGCTGGGACAATCAGAACGTGTTCCAGATTTGTACGCTCAAGAGCAGCGCTTCGGAAGTTCGCAAGCGGCAAGAAGTAGGCCGCGGGTTGCGTTTGTGCGTAAACCAGAACGGTGAACGCATGGACGAAAGCGTCTTGGGCGGTGATGTGCATTTGGTGAATGTGCTGACGGTTATCGCAAATGAAAGTTACGAGGATTTCGCGAAGGCGTTGCAGACTGAAATGGCCGAAACGATTGGCAGCCGCCCGGTCAAGGTGACGATTGACCTGTTCAAGGAAAAGTCGTTTACTTCGGAATCTGGCGAAAAGTTGTTTGTAACGGATGACTTTGCGCAGACGGTTTACGATGCTTTGCTGGAATGCGGCTATGTGAAGAAAGGCGCTTTGACAGATAAGTATCGCACGGACAAGGCTGCGGGTACGCTGACCCTTTGCGAAGAAGTCGCTCCTTATTCCGCAAGTATTTGCAATGTACTTGATACGCTTTACGATGCCGATGCGATTAAGCCCGAAGATGCCCGCAAGAACAATGTGGAACTGCACTTGAACAAGAGCAAGTACAATTCCAAGGAGTTCAAGGAACTCTGGCAGAAGATTAACGCGAAGTCCGCTTACGTGGTGGATTTCGAGACGGATGAACTTGTCCGTAAGTCAGTCGATGCGCTGAATGCGAACTTGCGCGTAACGAAGATTTTCTTCAGAGTGTCGCAGGGCTCTCTGGATAAAATCAAGTCCAAGGAACAGTTGGAAGCGGGCAATGCCTTTAAGATGGAAACTACGGAATCCAGGGCTGCCGTCGCCACCGCAAATTCCAGCGTCAAGTACGACTTGATTGGAAAGATTGTCGAAGATACGGGACTTACCCGCAAGACCGTTGGCGAAATTCTGAGCAAAATCCAGAAGGCCGTCTTTGACCAGTTCCAGGAAAACCCAGAAGAGTTTATCATCAAGGCGAGCCGCCTAATCAACGAGCAGAAGGCGACCGTCATCATTGAGCATATCACGTATAACAAGCTGGAATCTAGTTACGAGACGAGCATCTTTACAGACAACACGATGAAGGGCCGCCTCGGCATGAATGCCTGCGAAACGCACCAGCATTTGTACGACCACCTGATTTACGATTCCAGTAACGAACGCGACTTCGCGCAAAAACTGGAAACGAGCAAGGAAGTCTCGCTCTACATCAAGTTGCCCAAGGGATTCTTTATCAATACGCCCGTCGGCAAGTATAATCCCGACTGGGCAATCGCATTCCATGAGGGCGAAGTCAAGCATGTGTATTTTGTTGCCGAAACCAAGGGCTCCATGAGCACCATGGAACTTCGTGAAATTGAATCCGCCAAAATCAAGTGCGCCCGCAAGCATTTCGCCGCCATCTCCAGCGACTCCGTCACCTACGACGTGGTGGATTCCTACGAACGATTGCTGGATTTGGTAAAGTAA
- a CDS encoding virulence RhuM family protein, producing MSNELAKQISYILYSSPEEDVKVMALVKDETIWLTQKAMAELFDCSTDNISLHLKNVFASGELEKKSVTEEISATASDGKNYRMNFYNLDAIISVGYRVNSAKATKFRIWATGILKEYIKKGFVLDDERLKQGNAVFGKDYFKELLERVRSIRASERRIWQQITDIFAECSIDYDKDSEITKKFFATVQNKFHYAITGRTAAEIVYEEADHKKEHMGLTTWKNSPSGRVLKSDVNIAKNYLSEKQIRQLERAVSGYFDYIEDLIEREIAFNMEQFAASVNEFLEFRRYDILDGNGKVSRDQADEKAFGEYEIFNRTQKIDSDFDKAIRKIKKN from the coding sequence ATGTCAAACGAACTAGCTAAACAGATATCGTATATTCTTTACAGCAGTCCTGAAGAAGATGTCAAGGTTATGGCCCTTGTCAAGGACGAGACCATCTGGTTGACGCAAAAGGCGATGGCTGAGCTTTTTGACTGTTCGACGGACAACATCAGTTTGCACTTGAAAAATGTTTTTGCCTCCGGAGAATTGGAAAAGAAATCAGTTACCGAGGAAATCTCGGCAACTGCCAGCGATGGCAAAAACTATAGAATGAATTTTTACAACCTTGATGCGATTATTTCCGTCGGTTACCGTGTAAATTCTGCGAAGGCTACAAAGTTCCGCATTTGGGCTACGGGAATCCTGAAGGAATACATCAAGAAGGGTTTTGTGCTCGACGACGAGCGCTTAAAGCAAGGCAATGCTGTTTTTGGGAAGGACTATTTCAAGGAACTTTTGGAAAGGGTCCGGTCTATTCGCGCGAGCGAACGCCGCATCTGGCAACAGATAACGGATATTTTTGCAGAGTGTTCCATAGACTACGACAAGGATTCCGAAATAACGAAAAAGTTTTTCGCTACGGTTCAGAACAAGTTCCATTATGCGATAACGGGACGGACCGCTGCAGAAATTGTGTATGAGGAGGCCGACCACAAAAAAGAGCACATGGGTCTTACGACATGGAAAAATTCTCCGAGTGGTCGTGTGCTGAAAAGCGATGTGAACATTGCCAAGAATTATTTGTCGGAAAAGCAGATCCGCCAGCTGGAACGTGCTGTGAGTGGCTATTTTGACTACATCGAAGACTTGATTGAACGAGAGATTGCTTTTAACATGGAACAATTTGCTGCTAGTGTAAACGAGTTCTTGGAATTCAGGCGCTACGATATTCTCGATGGCAATGGAAAAGTCAGCCGGGACCAGGCCGACGAGAAAGCTTTCGGGGAATACGAGATTTTCAACCGCACGCAAAAGATTGACTCTGATTTTGACAAAGCGATTCGGAAAATAAAGAAGAATTAA
- the ahcY gene encoding adenosylhomocysteinase, with amino-acid sequence MEYKIKDINLAIEGRKELDLAETEMPGLMALRKEYAGKKPLAGARIMGSLHMTVQTAILIETLVDLGADVRWVSCNIFSTQDNAAAAVVVGKNGSVSNPQGVPVFAWKGETLEEYWENTARALVWPDGKTADLIVDDGGDATMLVTCGAEFEDAGKVPEFNPATDSEEWGVFLATCRKIFEKDPKQWTRAREALRGVSEETTTGVHRLYQMAQAGRLKFPAINVNDSVTKSKFDNLYGCRHSLIDGINRATDVMMAGKIAVVCGYGDVGKGCAQSLRGQGARVIITEIDPICALQAAMEGYEVKTLDEVVSYADIFVTTTGNTGIISAAQMSKMKHRAIVGNIGHFDNEIDMAGLKKIPGIKRNEIKPQYDEWIFPDGHSILVLAEGRLLNLGCATGHPSFVMSASFTNQTIAQIDLWLNAQGKQTVAGIKYESGVVYTLPKILDEKVARLHLEKLGVHLTRLTQAQADYIGVPVEGPYKADHYRY; translated from the coding sequence ATGGAATACAAAATTAAGGACATTAACCTTGCGATCGAAGGCCGCAAGGAACTCGACCTCGCCGAAACTGAAATGCCGGGCCTCATGGCTCTCCGCAAGGAATATGCAGGCAAGAAGCCGCTCGCAGGCGCCCGCATCATGGGTAGCCTCCACATGACGGTACAGACCGCCATCCTCATCGAAACGCTCGTGGACCTCGGTGCAGACGTGCGCTGGGTCTCCTGCAACATTTTCAGTACGCAGGACAACGCCGCAGCCGCCGTCGTGGTTGGCAAGAACGGCAGCGTGAGCAATCCGCAGGGCGTGCCTGTTTTCGCCTGGAAGGGCGAAACCCTCGAAGAATACTGGGAAAACACCGCCCGCGCCCTCGTGTGGCCCGACGGCAAGACCGCAGACCTCATCGTGGATGACGGCGGCGACGCCACCATGCTCGTGACCTGCGGTGCAGAATTCGAAGACGCAGGCAAGGTGCCCGAATTCAACCCTGCAACCGACAGCGAAGAATGGGGCGTGTTCCTCGCCACCTGCCGTAAGATTTTCGAGAAAGATCCGAAGCAGTGGACCCGCGCACGCGAAGCTCTCCGCGGCGTTTCCGAAGAAACGACTACCGGCGTGCATCGCTTGTACCAGATGGCCCAGGCCGGCCGTCTCAAGTTCCCGGCAATCAACGTGAACGATTCCGTCACGAAGTCCAAGTTCGACAACCTCTACGGCTGCCGCCACTCCCTCATCGACGGCATCAACCGCGCCACCGACGTGATGATGGCAGGTAAGATTGCAGTTGTGTGCGGCTACGGCGACGTGGGTAAGGGCTGCGCTCAGTCGCTTCGCGGTCAGGGCGCCCGCGTGATCATCACCGAAATCGACCCGATTTGCGCACTCCAGGCCGCCATGGAAGGCTACGAAGTCAAGACCCTTGACGAAGTCGTGAGCTACGCCGACATCTTCGTGACCACCACCGGCAACACCGGCATCATCAGCGCCGCCCAGATGAGCAAGATGAAGCACCGCGCCATCGTGGGTAACATCGGTCACTTCGACAACGAAATCGACATGGCCGGCCTCAAGAAGATTCCGGGCATCAAGCGTAACGAAATCAAGCCGCAGTACGACGAATGGATTTTCCCCGACGGCCACAGCATCCTCGTGCTCGCTGAGGGCCGCCTGCTGAACCTCGGCTGCGCCACCGGTCACCCGAGCTTCGTGATGAGTGCAAGCTTCACGAACCAGACCATCGCTCAGATCGACCTCTGGCTCAACGCCCAGGGCAAGCAGACTGTCGCAGGCATCAAGTACGAAAGCGGCGTCGTCTATACGCTCCCGAAGATCCTCGACGAAAAGGTCGCACGCCTCCACCTCGAAAAGCTCGGTGTTCACCTCACCCGCCTCACGCAGGCTCAGGCCGACTACATCGGCGTGCCTGTGGAAGGCCCGTACAAGGCTGATCATTATCGCTATTAA